The Pseudanabaena sp. PCC 6802 genomic interval CAGTGGCGGAGCCGCAGTTATAGAAACATACAATAAGAATCGGGGTAACGCGATTCGTGTATTTTCTTCCCGCGATCTCAATCGCGTGCTGGCAAAATTACGCGATCGCCAGCTAGATGCTATGCTTCTGGACGAGCCGGTGGCAATGTGGCAGATTACCAACAATTCTAGTTTTACAGTTGTGGGGGAACCTTTCTTGCCAATTGGCCTGGTTGCGATCCTCAACAAAGACGATCGATCTCTTTACAAAGAAGTGGATCGAGCGATATATCAAATTAAACAAGAGGGTACACTAGAAGCAATACTCAGGAGGTGGAAGTTGTGGGACAGCCAGAAGTCCTTGGAATCAGTCGGGGGATCGCCAGTTATAAGGTCGACGATCATTATGCTGTTCTGGGCGTAGCAATTAATACTGACGCCACGCAAATCAGGAGAAAGTTTCTCAAAATAGCCAAGATCCTGCATCCAGATGTGGCAGCTTACAGTCCTACCGAAAAGGAATTGGCTACCAAATACTTTGCCAAGCTAGTTAGTCCAGCTTATCAAATTCTGACCGACGATCGCGAACGGGCAGAGTACTTTATTGCCCTCCGCCACCTGGCTCAAGCACTCAAGCAAACCTCTGCCAAACTCGATCTGCAATCCGAATTGGCACGACAGTTTTTGCAGAATCCACATCCATCTAACTATCTCAAAGCAGTGAGCGAAATTGCGAATATGCAATATCGTTCTTTAGACAAGTTTCTGGACTACTCTGCCGATTTGAGCGAACTTAACCTGGTCTATCTCATGACTCAGGAAAACATCTTCCAGACTGCCAGGAGCACGTCTTACGGTCAAGCCTCAGAAGATGAAACTATAGTTCAGGATCCTAACCAACTGAAAGTAGAGCGCGGCATGCAGCTAGCCGAGATGTACATTGGTAAGAAGCTGTGGACTGAAGCAATGGCAGAGTTAAAAACTCTGACTAAACTGGCTCCAAATAATAGTAAAGCTCATGCGTTGATGGGGGTGGTGTATACAAATCAGAATTTAGCTGTGATGGCTAAAACCTGCTTCCAAAAAGCACTGAGTCTCGATCCTAAAAACCAGATCGCGCTCAAATATATGAACCAGCCCGGCGGCGCTCAGCCAAAGGCAGCTTCAGGATCGGCAAAACAACCACCTAAGAAAGATGAAAAGAAAGGCGGCGGCTGGTTTGGTTGGGGTAAAAAGTAGCATTTTCCATCGTCGTTCGCTCCGACAGCGTTTCCGTTCGGCTTTGAGCAGTACGTGCGTATTATTGCCGCCACTAGCAGCTAACCATTTACCTAGCTCGATCGAGGCGGTAATTTTAGATCGCTCTCAAGATACTAAGGAGCCAGTGCTCCGAACCGTAAGCGCGATCGCCATCGGGCTATGGCAACATCAAGATCTAAACGCACTGTCTCGCTACTTTTCGTATCTCGAAGATCAGATCGTAGCTCTTCTCATTGCTGTAGCCTGCCGCGATGCTTTAAGTCCTAAAAGCGCGATCGCCGAGATCGAAGATTTCCTGAGCGATCGCTTTCGCTGGAGTTCCGATCGTCAAGACGAGATCGCCCTATTGTCACATCAACTCGATCTGGTGCGTACTTTAGTCGATCGCGGGGCTAGCGGTGCGATCGCCCAGTCCGCACTAATTTCCTCAAGTCAGGACGATCGTGCCATGAATGGCAAAATAAACATTGCTTATGGTCTATACTGCTGGCTCAGTACGCCGTATAACTGGCAGCTTGCCGTATCCCGCGCCCAGCAGGTACGGCCAGAATTAGGAGTAGCGATCGGAGCGATCGCCGCTGCCCACAACGGCAATCTACCACCAGGCGATACAGGTGCCATAGAAACAGGCACGATCCTGGGCGATCGGCTACTGGCTGCCTGGGCAGGGGTCATAAATTGGCAACACCCCGACCCAGATTTTTATGCCACGATTACCGCCCCAGATATTTTGGGGAAAAGATTCTAGTAATCGCTCTGCCAGCATGCTATAGCGGTTTTCAGATGAAAACGAGAAGGGGGTTTGGGGGCGTTGCCCCCAAGAAGGGGAGGCAGGGCGATCTTGGGGGTTCCCCGCTAGAGCCACTGCCGTGTGGAACCCCTGCGCCCCGTCAATAAACACGACTTGGAAGGTTAACACTTGGATATAGGGTTGAAACCCAGCATTTCCGTTAAAGAGGCGAAAATGCCCACGCTCTAAACCCCATATTTGGCAAGACTTTCAAAATAACCTTCCAAGTCGTGAATAAAACCTGTTCTCAATTGAAAAACGCTATAAGCAGGGTTTGGTATTACTAGAGATCGCTTTAATCGCCATATCGGCAATTTTGGCAGCGGCTCCTGGCTGCCCGCAGACGGCACGGAGGCGATCGCGCATGTGCTGTAATTTTTCGGGATGCTCTAAAAAGTCAATAACCATTTCTGCCACGCCATCCGGTGTCAGGTTACCCACCAGTTCCGGCACGATTTGTTCGCCTGCCCAAATATTCGGCCAGGCTAATAAATTCAAGCGATCGAGCATAATGCGATTGATAATTTTGGCGATCGCGCTGCCAACTCCGGGCAAATTAGCCAGAATCCCCAGGATGCCGTCCCAACTACGCATGGCATCGAGTTGATTCGTAGGCAATAAGACCAGCATGGGTACCCCCAAAGCTGCTAGCTCAGCCGTATTTGCCCCCACAGTTGTAATGCAAAGTTCGCATCGTTTCAGAAAGTCATATGCTGGGAACTCCTGGTTAATTGGTATTTCAT includes:
- a CDS encoding J domain-containing protein, encoding MGQPEVLGISRGIASYKVDDHYAVLGVAINTDATQIRRKFLKIAKILHPDVAAYSPTEKELATKYFAKLVSPAYQILTDDRERAEYFIALRHLAQALKQTSAKLDLQSELARQFLQNPHPSNYLKAVSEIANMQYRSLDKFLDYSADLSELNLVYLMTQENIFQTARSTSYGQASEDETIVQDPNQLKVERGMQLAEMYIGKKLWTEAMAELKTLTKLAPNNSKAHALMGVVYTNQNLAVMAKTCFQKALSLDPKNQIALKYMNQPGGAQPKAASGSAKQPPKKDEKKGGGWFGWGKK